The Seriola aureovittata isolate HTS-2021-v1 ecotype China chromosome 2, ASM2101889v1, whole genome shotgun sequence genome has a segment encoding these proteins:
- the LOC130175768 gene encoding adenosine receptor A1-like: MTSGLPPSKALYIGMEVVIAVSSVIGNVMVVWAVRINRSLRDTTFCFIVSLALADIAVGALVIPLAITISIGLQTHFYSCLLVACTVLVLTQSSILALLAIAIDRYLRVKIPMSYKRVVTPRRAGTAVLLCWLVSIIVGLAPMFGWNNLQRLRDNGSVITDDLLVTCEFETVISMDYMVYFNFFGWVLPPLLLMLAIYTEIFYMIHKQLNKKVTASHTDPRRYFGKELKLAKSLALVLLLFAVSWLPLHILNCITLFCPACQKPVFLIYIAIILTHGNSAVNPIVYAFRIKKFRTAFWKIWKQYVLCQDPVGRLPQRGSQRGQSHERRLRQNDDDDDDV; the protein is encoded by the exons ATGACTTCGGGTCTGCCTCCCTCTAAAGCCCTCTACATCGGGATGGAGGTGGTGATCGCCGTGTCTTCGGTCATCGGGAACGTGATGGTGGTCTGGGCTGTGCGTATTAACCGGTCTCTGAGAGACACCACGTTTTGCTTCATCGTCTCCCTGGCCTTGGCTGACATTGCAGTCGGGGCTCTTGTCATCCCGCTCGCCATAACAATCAGCATCGGACTCCAGACGCACTTCTACAGTTGCCTGCTGGTCGCCTGCACAGTGCTCGTCCTCACTCAAAGTTCAATCCTGGCGTTGCTGGCCATCGCCATCGACCGCTATCTGAGAGTCAAAATACCCATGAG CTACAAGCGAGTCGTGACCCCTCGGCGAGCCGGCACGGCCGTGTTGTTGTGTTGGCTGGTGTCCATCATAGTGGGCCTTGCGCCTATGTTCGGCTGGAATAACCTGCAGCGTCTCCGTGACAACGGCTCCGTGATCACTGATGACCTCTTGGTGACCTGCGAGTTTGAGACAGTCATCAGCATGGACTACATGGTCTATTTCAATTTCTTTGGCTGGGTGCTGCCCCCTCTCCTACTCATGCTGGCCATCTACACTGAGATTTTCTACATGATCCACAAGCAGCTCAACAAGAAG GTGACAGCGAGCCACACAGACCCGAGGCGTTACTTCGGCAAGGAGCTCAAGCTAGCCAAGTCGCTCGCCCTTGTTCTTCTCCTTTTTGCAGTCAGCTGGCTCCCTCTTCACATCCTCAACTGCATCACCCTCTTCTGCCCTGCCTGTCAGAAGCCAGTGTTCCTCATTTACATCGCCATCATCCTCACCCATGGCAACTCGGCTGTCAACCCCATAGTATACGCTTTCCGCATCAAGAAATTCCGCACAGCATTCTGGAAAATCTGGAAACAGTACGTGCTTTGCCAGGATCCAGTCGGTCGGCTTCCTCAAAGAGGGAGCCAGAGGGGACAGAGCCATGAGAGGAGGCTGAGGCAgaatgatgatgacgatgatgatgtgTGA